Proteins encoded by one window of Sphaerodactylus townsendi isolate TG3544 linkage group LG04, MPM_Stown_v2.3, whole genome shotgun sequence:
- the LOC125431394 gene encoding chemerin-like receptor 1 — translation MENVSSSPVFPNVTSAYENTTRHISDYQGVQRILHLLSMVVYGVACLLGVMGNGLVIWIAGFKMKRTVNAVWFLNLAVADFIFTFFLPLSIAYTALGFHWPFGKLLCKLNSTVAFVNMFASVFLLMVISVDRCASVVYPVWSRNYRTPKLACVIVSGAWIAAVVLSTPYLVFRDTATNSRNVISCYNNFALSGDYEAEEARKIWQTRHKAMIITRFLFGFFIPFSVIVVCYGLVAFRMKRRRLIKSTRPVRIILAVTGSFFLCYFPYHIFSLLEMAKASSDHELQLVLYIGVPLVSSLAFFNSCINPILYVFVGQKTFRQPIISAFEGAFGEDSLLATLSSKRKSRSISQAEIQMPNGLQLVPNGPLELSLSCH, via the coding sequence ATGGAGAATGTCTCTTCTTCGCCCGTCTTCCCCAATGTCACCTCGGCTTATGAAAACACCACTCGGCACATCAGCGATTACCAGGGTGTCCAACGAATCCTGCACCTCCTATCCATGGTAGTCTATGGTGTCGCGTGTCTCCTGGGGGTGATGGGAAACGGTCTGGTCATCTGGATCGCGGGGTTCAAGATGAAGAGGACGGTGAACGCTGTGTGGTTCCTCAACTTGGCGGTGGCAGATTTCATCTTCACGTTTTTCCTGCCCCTCAGCATCGCCTACACAGCTCTTGGCTTCCACTGGCCCTTTGGGAAACTGCTCTGCAAGTTGAACAGCACCGTCGCCTTTGTCAATATGTTCGCCAGTGTCTTCCTCCTGATGGTCATCAGCGTGGATCGGTGTGCCTCCGTGGTCTACCCGGTGTGGTCCCGAAACTACCGGACCCCCAAGCTGGCTTGTGTCATTGTATCGGGCGCATGGATTGCCGCTGTCGTCCTGAGCACCCCGTATCTCGTTTTCCGGGACACAGCAACTAATTCAAGGAACGTGATCAGCTGCTACAATAATTTTGCTCTGTCCGGCGACTATGAAGCCGAGGAGGCCCGAAAGATCTGGCAGACAAGGCACAAGGCCATGATCATAACCCGGTTCCTGTTCGGCTTCTTCATTCCCTTTTCCGTGATCGTGGTCTGCTACGGCCTTGTTGCGTTCCGGATGAAGAGGAGGCGTCTGATCAAGTCGACCAGGCCTGTCCGGATCATCTTGGCCGTGACGGGGTCATTCTTCCTGTGCTATTTCCCTTACCACATCTTCTCTTTGCTGGAAATGGCCAAAGCATCTTCCGATCACGAGCTCCAACTGGTTCTTTACATAGGGGTCCCTTTGGTGTCCAGCCTTGCATTCTTTAACAGCTGCATCAACCCAATACTCTACGTGTTCGTAGGGCAGAAGACATTCCGGCAGCCTATTATCTCGGCGTTCGAAGGGGCTTTTGGGGAGGATTCTCTCCTGGCCACCTTGTCCAGCAAGAGAAAATCGAGATCCATTTCCCAGGCAGAGATTCAAATGCCAAATGGGTTACAACTTGTGCCCAATGGCCCATTGGAGCTGTCGCTGAGTTGCCATTGA